A stretch of the Hydra vulgaris chromosome 09, alternate assembly HydraT2T_AEP genome encodes the following:
- the LOC101238213 gene encoding uncharacterized protein LOC101238213 isoform X2, with amino-acid sequence MATHNHVDERIKMSSSPYHETSRGNDFDGLVSPSSSDDGSNQEKSIATISKFDLSQRREWTDEECVKLMSLWRESEILYNNEHPNYYSQNERKIAMEQIANELNISVKDITDKMHSLRTYYGSQRQRIEAKELANPNTPYVSRWKYYNNMSFLRDSLVNRANKSNLRKSRRNVQMSYVNPHDEHEKNSENQLNDNIGDPTIYVTKIQPLEFKTDESRKRRFDMAKNDDDDEESIYQEKHIPSIDQISKSDQLFGEMIVNSLQHFHDEQQKELLKLEIQTLIYNTRFSKH; translated from the exons atgGCGACACATAACCATGTTGATGAGCGAATAAAAATGTCCAGTTCACCTTATCACGAAACTAGTAGAG GAAATGATTTTGACGGCTTAGTGTCTCCTTCAAGTTCCGATGACGGCAGTAACCAAGAAAAAAGCATAGCAACAATAAGCAAATTTGATTTGAGTCAACGACGAGAATGGACTGACGAAGAATGCGTAAAGCTAATGAGTTTATGGAGAGAAAGtgaaattttgtacaataaCGAGCATCCAAATTACTATTCGCAGAACGAAAGAAAGATTGCTATGGAGCAGATCGCCAATGAACTAAATATTAGTGTTAAAGACATTACCGATAAAATGCACAGTCTTCGAACTTATTACGGTTCACAGAGACAAAGAATTGAGGCTAAAGAGCTAGCCAATCCAAACACGCCATACGTTTCTCGATGgaaatattataataacatgTCATTTTTGCGAGATTCTCTTGTAAATCGAGCAAATAAAAGTAACCTCCGTAAAAGTCGTAGAAATGTTCAAATGTCATACGTAAACCCTCATGATGAGCACGAAAAAAACTCCGAAAATCAGTTAAACGATAACATCGGAGATCCCACAATCTATGTAACCAAAATTCAACCGTTAGAATTCAAAACAGATGAATCGAGAAAGCGTCGCTTTGACATGGCCAAAAACGATGACGACGATGAAGAAAGCATATACCAAGAAAAGCATATACCTAGCATTGACCAAATAAGTAAAAGCGACCAGCTGTTCGGAGAAATGATCGTGAATTCTTTACAACATTTTCATGACGAACaacaaaaagaacttttaaaattagaaattcaaactttaatttataacacGCGTTTtagtaaacattaa